The sequence TACTACACCAATTATCTTTCACTGGTTCTCATGTAGAATCTCTGCATATAGCAGTCGACATCGGCTATCAATAAATCTACATTTTGTGgcgtaattttgtattaaattttggcGGACTTAATACTTGCTTCATAAAAATTGAACGTTTTTCcttcatttgttttgttgCAGCATGCAATTCATCAGCTGATGAAGTGAGGCAGTCTATAGACTTTTGGAAACAATCAATATTAGTCTCTATTTGACTCATGACCGTGTTGACGTTAAGCTTCGATAAACTGTTATCGGAGCGGCACAAGTTTTCTTCGTCCGAATGAGTTTTAGGTTCAAACTTCTCTCGTAGAATTGAAAATTTCCTTCTGGGCTTATTTCTTGAACTCCTCTTAACGTTACTTTTAGGCAAAGAGGTTTTAACGGGATTTGAATCGTTTTGAATTAACGATTGCAACGAAGGAGTTTTCGTACTTAGAGAAAAGGTTTCATTGTTGTACGTAGGCGAAGTATTCTCGGAAACCAATTGCCAGAGTAGATCAATATttttgcttgaaatatcatgatCTTGGTTTTTATGACTTCTTTGAGAATAACTTGATTTTCTTCTTGGAGTATTATTGCTATAACTTGAGTTATTAAGGTATGAACTATCCGAAAGGCTCAGCTCTTTTGCCTGTGTGTCTAACCTAACTACGGGACAAGTGTCTAATTCTAACTCTTTTTCTGTTAAAGATTCCAGTATATTACAAGCGTCGAATTTGGACGGCTCTTTCCAGAGAGCCTTTTGAAGAGTATTTTCACTTTGATTAAAACTAAACTGTGGAGATTCCCATGTATGCTCTCTTCTATGATATAAGTTCCTAGGCGAATTCGTCACTGTTGCCTTTCTTATTTCGTCTATTGTCGCTACGAGAGAACTTTCCGAATTCAAGCGCTTTTTAATAGACGGGTCAATATCGCCTAAATCATCTAATTCCTCTATTATTGGCTCCAGATGATTAGGATCCTTACAATTGTCTATTATATACGACTTAACAATATCATCTGTCTGACACATTATAGTATTCGCATAATCGTCAGGATTTCTGTCGACCTTAACAAATACGTTGGAATAAGTGTGCGGTTTTCTCGGAAAAGGAGGTGCCGACAGaatagcattttttaattcttgggAAAGACAGCTGCTAATCTCTGAACTTTCTGAAGTGAAATCTCGACTTCTATCTCTTACAACGCTGCCGTCATGCATCCAATTTTCAATATCACAGTACCCGTTCCACGAACGCAGTCCCCAAGCTTCTCTTGCTATATTAACAgcacaaatattttcataatcatGAACTGATAGAACTTCTGTCGGTGTATCAAGATCGCGTTTAACATGAAAGAGACCGGTGATACCATTTTTCTTTCTGTCTTTCTTTgtatacatttcttttagaATATCCAACGCTATTCGTTGAATGTTCTCTATATCTGCATCTTGGTTTCCgactttaatgttttttaatgcGCTCAAACACAGTTTTTGGACGATATTCTcattaaatgtgttaatatcGGAGCTGTTTATATCACTGAAGCTCAGATCGAGATCCATATCAATGGAATCTGATGAAGTTTTCTTATTAGAACCATCTGTGTCGTGACTTAACTCGGAACTTCGATCagtttttgccttagaaaactCTTGAATCATAGAAGTTCCAAGATTATAATCATCTCTTAGTTCGTCAGAAGAGCAAATTCCTCGACGTTTTTGTATAAGTGCATTAGACGTTATTTCGTCGATAGAGCTTTCTATATTGTCTATCGAAGAAAGCTTTAGCGTAAGCTCGGTTGGCGAACAAATCTTCTTTTTGGGTTTTATTATAAGACTGTCGCGTTTAGGAATTATAGTCTGTGGAGTATTTTCTACAGTGTATAATTCAATACTTGAGAcatccatacttatatttcCTACTGGAGCTGAAGTGAAAGTTGGAGATCCAGCTCTTGCTATCCAGTGATCCAAAAGGAACTTTTTATCTGCGTTTTCATTTTCCGTCTGTTGAACTGGGAGTGTTGTGATTGTATCTTTTCTACAAAAAagatgaatatttatttttaagtattttatgcTGCTATAAGAagtaataatttgatttttttgttgttgatgAGAGCCTTTTGGAACAGGATAGGCCGTGTTGCGACAAGACCACTACCATCTCCGGTAAAATCTAGAGTTAAGGGACTTGTTGGTAGAAGGAAAAAATCATGTCTTTGTAACGTTAGAGAGAGTGACAACCAAtctccagtaatggagaggcaccaaaagaagaaagaagaagaGACCAAGTTATTATAGCTTAGTTTAGAatgattaattttacaaataattaccTATTTTCCGTCTCCACGTTTGCTTCTTTggtaatatttgaatttttgaacGATCTCAAATTATTCAGGCCACCCTTTATTTCATTCGAATTCTTGGTATCATtgataactttattatttaattcgaCATCTTCGTGAATGTATCGCCAGGGAATCGGACCTTTCGAATGATAATATCTGTAATATATCACCATTGCACATATACCTGcaaatgattattaattaaattttagtagTAGAAAAAtcttgattttataaaaactagctGCTCCCGCGAAGTTCGTTTCATcttaataatatgatttttctACTGAGCCTGCGTGTTTAGTGGCTGCATACCAACAAC is a genomic window of Pieris napi chromosome 2, ilPieNapi1.2, whole genome shotgun sequence containing:
- the LOC125063066 gene encoding uncharacterized protein LOC125063066, coding for MADNKMRSNKDVKNLNQNENYCVFNVISVFISLVTILADWTTDILVFIEYCKDGYMDWALITITFIITPNILCNIFSLRWYVIDKKLSVHHWITHGFLAGLLERYTVFLYEVFSCKNFELLKSQKLLIQRNDLSLLHFLYVFTGTIPQIILQTHGIVVLNENYYTKVFSLTASIASVSWACVTYIYSTMWISSDEINWLALLLKLLWYFGTLIGRISALFLFSIIFGVWTLIPLGLHWSAMTFWIITQKTTFCPNKFEETLYNAVMGFVYCFCFINIKEGKTRYRLLLFYTLMVTQNMGSVLLFMLLSEKQRHPWSIASTSLVVVGTVAGICAMVIYYRYYHSKGPIPWRYIHEDVELNNKVINDTKNSNEIKGGLNNLRSFKNSNITKEANVETENRKDTITTLPVQQTENENADKKFLLDHWIARAGSPTFTSAPVGNISMDVSSIELYTVENTPQTIIPKRDSLIIKPKKKICSPTELTLKLSSIDNIESSIDEITSNALIQKRRGICSSDELRDDYNLGTSMIQEFSKAKTDRSSELSHDTDGSNKKTSSDSIDMDLDLSFSDINSSDINTFNENIVQKLCLSALKNIKVGNQDADIENIQRIALDILKEMYTKKDRKKNGITGLFHVKRDLDTPTEVLSVHDYENICAVNIAREAWGLRSWNGYCDIENWMHDGSVVRDRSRDFTSESSEISSCLSQELKNAILSAPPFPRKPHTYSNVFVKVDRNPDDYANTIMCQTDDIVKSYIIDNCKDPNHLEPIIEELDDLGDIDPSIKKRLNSESSLVATIDEIRKATVTNSPRNLYHRREHTWESPQFSFNQSENTLQKALWKEPSKFDACNILESLTEKELELDTCPVVRLDTQAKELSLSDSSYLNNSSYSNNTPRRKSSYSQRSHKNQDHDISSKNIDLLWQLVSENTSPTYNNETFSLSTKTPSLQSLIQNDSNPVKTSLPKSNVKRSSRNKPRRKFSILREKFEPKTHSDEENLCRSDNSLSKLNVNTVMSQIETNIDCFQKSIDCLTSSADELHAATKQMKEKRSIFMKQVLSPPKFNTKLRHKM